The genomic DNA CGCGCCGTGCGGTTCACGGCCGGGGAGGCGGGGGTGCGGCAGTTTCTCGACATCGGCACCGGGCTGCCGACGATGGACAACACGCACGAGGTCGCGCAGCGCGTCGCGCCCGAGGCGCGCATCGTGTACGTGGACAACGACCGGCTGGTCCTCGCGCACGCCCGCGCTCTCCTCACCAGCGCCCCCGAGGGCCGCTGCAGCTACATCGAGGCCGATCTGCGGCGGCCGGCGGACATCCTCGCCGGGGCGGCGAAGACGCTGGACTTCGAGGAGCCCGTCGCCGTCATGCTGCTGGGCATCCTGCACTTCGTGCGCGACTTCGACGAGGCGTACGGGATCGTCGCCCGGCTGCTCGACGCCGTGCCCTCCGGTAGTTTCCTGGTCGCGACGCACGCCACCATGGATCCCGCGCTCGCCGACGAGAGCGAACTGAAGGCCAACGCCGAGGCCCGGGAGGACTGGGACGAGCGGGCGGCGACTCCGCTGTTCCCGCGCGGTCCCGAGGAGTTCGGCCGCTTCTTCGACGGACTCGAACTCCAGGAGCCGGGACTGGTCTCCATGAGCCGCTGGCGCCCGGAGCCCACCGTGTTCGGCGAGCCCCCGAAGGTCCTGGGGCTGGCCGGAGTGGGGCGCAAACCGTAGCGCCGCGTGGGCCGAGGCCGCACGGAACGCGCGGGGGCTATGAGTCCTTGCGCGGAGGGCTGCCGTGGGTCGTGGAGGGCCCCGTTTCGCCGTCTCCCCGTACCCCCGTTTCGCCATCTCCCCTCCCGTACATCCCCTCACGCCCGCCCAAGGGTATGCGCCTGCTCTGACAGCGCGGGGGTAGTGGGGCGTTGAGCTGGTACGTCGTGTCTGTGCGGGCCGGGTGCGGGGGTACGGTGCCGGGGTGGCGGTGGTGCGTGGGGTGGGCCGGTGTACGGGGGTGTTGGTGAGGGGAGTGGCCGTGTCGTAAAGGCTCCCCCCGGGCCACCCCGCTGTTGAGTGTGCGGGCCTGCGTCCGGTGTCAAGGGCGTCCCTTCCGCTTCGCTTCAGGGACGTCGCTTCGCGATGGGGCTTCGCCCCACCCCTGACACCGGACTCCGGCCCGAAAGACCGGCGGCTATGGGTGGCCCGGAGGGAGCGGGCACCCTAACACTGCGCTACGAAGGCGGAGCCCCGCGGACGGGGGCCGGGCCGCCGGGCGCCGGGCCCTCCCCGATCGCCGATGCCCCGGCCGACGTGGCCCGGCAACCGGAGGCGGGGCTGCGGTGTTCGCGGGTGCCCGCGGTGGACAGGGCTGGGCTGCCGGGAGTTGAGCCGGCCCGGATCGCGACGCCCCGGCAGACGGGGGCCGGAGTGCCGGAGGCGAGCCTGCCTGGATCGCCGACGCACCCACCCGGCCGTGGCCCGCCACTGACCACCCGGGCGGCGCGAAATGCGTACCGCGGAGACGAACTCGCGGTAACCCATCCTTGAAATCGGCCTAAAACGCCCACCGAGTCCGACTTTCGCGCACCCGGGCACGCCAACGGTCGCCCAGGTCGCCACGCATGAACGCAACCGGGACGAACTCGCGATAGCCCGCTTCCACGAATCGACTTAAATCGCCCATCGAGTCAGGCTTTCGCCCGTCCGTACGCACTCGCGGGATGCGGGCGGGTCGGTCGCGCCTCAGGCCACTCCAAACGGAGGAAACCGGGCCGAACTCGCGGTAACCCACGCCCAATACCAGCCCAAATCGCCCAGGGGGCCAGGCTTTCGCCCACCCAGGTGCACCCACTGGCCTTGAGGCGGGCCGCCGACACCCAAGGCGACTCCGAACGACCGCAACCGAGGCAAAGTCACGGCAATGGGCCCCGCGAAACGGAACAAATCACCCCCACGGTCCGACTTTCGCCCACCCCTGCACGCGGCGGCGACGGCGACCTGACAGACCCCAGTTCCGTAGGCCCGCCCCACGTCCGCCGGGAACCTCGGCGATCGGGGAAGACCCGGCGTCCGGCGGCGCGGCCCCGGTCCGGCGGGGGCATCGGCGATCGGGCCCGGCCGTCTCCGTCTTCCCCCGTAGGCCGGGACCTCGGCGAGCGGGGAGGGCCCGGCGCCCGGTAGCCGCCGCCCCGTCGGCGGGGCACGGCATCCGTAGCGCAGGGTTAGGGTGCCCGCTCCCTCCGGGCCACCCATAGCCGCCGGTCTTTCGGGCCGGAGTCCGGTGTCAAGGGTGGGGCGAAGCCCCATCGCGAAGCGACGTCCCTGGAGCGAAGCGGAAGGGACGCCCTTGACACCGGACGCAGGCCCGCACACTCAACAGCGGGGTGGCCCGGGGGGAGCCCCAGCGACACGGCCACTCCCCTCACCGACACCCCCGACACGGGCCCACCCCACGCACCACCGCCACCCCGACGCCGCACCCCCCGCACCCGGCCCCACCCCCACGACGTACCAGCTCAACGCCCCGCTACCCCCGCGCTGTCAGACCAGCCGCATACCCTTGGGCGGGCGTGAGGGGGGACGGACCGGGGCCTGTACAAACCGCACCAGCCTGCCGCCGATCCCCGCTCTTACGCCGCCCCCTTGCCGCCCCGGACGACGAGTGAG from Streptomyces sp. CMB-StM0423 includes the following:
- a CDS encoding SAM-dependent methyltransferase; translated protein: MDHDPRPGVDTGVAHSARVWNYLLGGKDNYPADRAAADQFKAVFPQIVDIARADRAFLGRAVRFTAGEAGVRQFLDIGTGLPTMDNTHEVAQRVAPEARIVYVDNDRLVLAHARALLTSAPEGRCSYIEADLRRPADILAGAAKTLDFEEPVAVMLLGILHFVRDFDEAYGIVARLLDAVPSGSFLVATHATMDPALADESELKANAEAREDWDERAATPLFPRGPEEFGRFFDGLELQEPGLVSMSRWRPEPTVFGEPPKVLGLAGVGRKP